The sequence TTGCCTCCAGAAGTTAAAGTAGCTGAAATAAACAATCCACTTTCTAAAGGTTCAACTACCTTTGCATAAAATTCATCCTGTACATCTAAAGGAATATATTTTATCGCCCACCATCTAAATCCTTTATGTACACTATAACTATAGCAGTAATTTTCTCGTTCCTGCTTTATACTGCTATCAATAGTTTCTTTTATAACTTCTAAATTCTTTGCTTTTTCAAGCAAGATTTTCAGTCTTTTATCCTCCTTCAAGGCCTCATTGCATTGTAACTTTTCTATTGCCCTATTTACTTCTATACTAAATAAAGTTAAATGCTGCAAAAATTCTTGAAGTGCTTTCTTCACGATATTAAATCTATTATCTTGTAAGTTTATACTTTCATTGATATCATAGATTTCCTCTTCATCCTTTTTATCTTTTCTCTTCAATTTAATAAAATCTCTAAAAGATTCAGTAACCATATCTACTGCCTTGTTAAGATTTCTAGAATATACTGATACATTCTTTTCATCTACAATGTCTCTATATTTCTTAGCTAAATATAACAAATATCCACTCTTACTTTCTTTAGAATAAATTTCTCTTATGGTTTTAGCTATTTCTGAAGATATTACCTCACTTTGAAAAGCTGCGTAAGCTTCCATTTTTAAGTTATGTGCCTCATCTGCTATGAGGTTTTTTATTTCTACTTCAGTACCATATGGCCATTTTAATAACAAAGAATGATTAACAATTATTATGTTAGCTTCTTTAAGCTTATCAACCTCTCTTGCATAATAACATTGCTCTTTATAATCACAACTCTTTACATCACAATATTCTGATTCACAGGTACATTCATCTAAAAAACTGTCTATATTAAATGTAGTTCTCACCCAATGATTTATCTCTTCTACATCCCCAAGCTTTTTGGTGAATATATATCTATATAAATATACATACCCTAGCCTATCTCTTAAACTTTCTGGCTTATCCATAAGCTTAAATCTATCACCGCAAAGATAATTACACTTTCCTTTTATACTCATAAAATTAATATTATTTTGAAGGGATATTATATCAAGCAGATTAGGTATATCCTTCTCTACAAGTTGATTTTGTAACCCCTTAGTATTTGTAGATATTATTATTTTGCTTCCTGTCTTATACGAATAAATCACTGCTGGTAGCAAGTAAGCCATACTTTTCCCTATACCTGTTGGTGCTTCAATTAATGTAATTTTTCCATCTTCAAAACCTTCTCTTATTTTTTCAGAAACTTGTATCTGCTGCTCTCTAATACTGTAACTTTTTCCTGTTCTCTGCCACAGCTTTTCATCTCTAAATAATTCCTCATATTTATCATAGTTCACAGGAATTATTGGCACTAGATCTCTCTCCATTAAAGGCCTTTCATATAAAGTTACAGCTTTGGGAGCTATATATTTATACCAATTCCAATCATCCACTTCAGTAAATTCATATGGCATTACCAAACTTGACTCAAGCCATAACTCCTCAATGATCTTTTGCACAACAATAGCTAAGCTCCTTGCATCCTCAAGAGCTCTGTGTTTTTCACCCTCGTTATTAGCTACATATTCCTTTATTAAAAAATCTAGAGTATATTCTTTTAATGATGGATTTACAATAACAGCAAGTTCCTTTGAACTCAATATTTCATTATTTATATTAAGCTCCAAAGCTGCTGCATATGTTTTCAAAAAGTTTCCTTCTGCTTCTGCATTATGAAGCACTATAGGTAATCCCTCTATGAATTCTAAAAACCTTGGTAACACTTCTTTAATTGTTTCAGAATTCTTAAGTCTTTCTTCATCTATGCCTTCACACAAATCCAATATATTTACTGGTAACTTTTTTCTTGGATTAACAAAAGCATGAAACTCTGAATACTTTTCACCCTTAAATTTTACAGCACCTATTTCGATTATTCTCTCCCACTTAATAGGATCGCATTCTTTAAGGGTTAAATCGCTGCCTGTAGTTTCTATATGCACATATATTAAATTGTCTGCAAAGCTAGTAACCTTATCCATATTCATACCTCTAATTTTTTTATCCATTCTTATATTTTATTCTATTTCAAGCAATTTTAAAAGCAACTTATTAATCCATACAAGATTTATATATATGTTATATTAAATATTCTCTCTTACTTCTTCATAACTTTAGCTTTAATAAACAACATTTCTTAGATTTTGCATATAATCAAGTAATTTATATCATGGAAATCCACCTAACTCAAAGTTCTTACTACTCCACCAACTATATCATCTAGCCAAAAAAAGATAGTAACCTTCAAATTTGATGAAAGTTACTATCCTATAGTTTTATCTTGTACAAGTATGTATAGAAGTATTCCACTTAAATGTTGGTGACAAATTACGACCTATTGTTTTAAAATACACTATAATTCTACCAACATTCTTATGGAATAGTCCCATACAGTTTCATAAAACATATTACCTACTTAGTTCTATATATTTACTTGCTCAATTCTATAAATCTTTCAATATCTTCTTCTACAGTCTTCAATGACCCTCTCCAGAAGTTCACATCATGAATATCTATTCCCATAACCTTAGTTACATCTGCAATTTTGTTCTTTCCTGTAATTGAAAGTAAGTTTTCGTAAGCCTTAGTGAACTCTTTGCCTCTCTTCAAATATTCTGCATAAAGTCCCTTTGCAAATAAAAGTCCAAAAGCATATGGGAAGTTGTAGAAGTTAGAACTTGCATAATAATAATGAGGTTTCCAAGTCCACATATATGGATGTAAGAAGTTTGGATCTAACCCATCTCCATAAGCTTCTTTTTGAGCATTTAGCATACATTCTTTTATTTCTTCTACAGT comes from Clostridium sp. TW13 and encodes:
- a CDS encoding helicase C-terminal domain-containing protein → MDKVTSFADNLIYVHIETTGSDLTLKECDPIKWERIIEIGAVKFKGEKYSEFHAFVNPRKKLPVNILDLCEGIDEERLKNSETIKEVLPRFLEFIEGLPIVLHNAEAEGNFLKTYAAALELNINNEILSSKELAVIVNPSLKEYTLDFLIKEYVANNEGEKHRALEDARSLAIVVQKIIEELWLESSLVMPYEFTEVDDWNWYKYIAPKAVTLYERPLMERDLVPIIPVNYDKYEELFRDEKLWQRTGKSYSIREQQIQVSEKIREGFEDGKITLIEAPTGIGKSMAYLLPAVIYSYKTGSKIIISTNTKGLQNQLVEKDIPNLLDIISLQNNINFMSIKGKCNYLCGDRFKLMDKPESLRDRLGYVYLYRYIFTKKLGDVEEINHWVRTTFNIDSFLDECTCESEYCDVKSCDYKEQCYYAREVDKLKEANIIIVNHSLLLKWPYGTEVEIKNLIADEAHNLKMEAYAAFQSEVISSEIAKTIREIYSKESKSGYLLYLAKKYRDIVDEKNVSVYSRNLNKAVDMVTESFRDFIKLKRKDKKDEEEIYDINESINLQDNRFNIVKKALQEFLQHLTLFSIEVNRAIEKLQCNEALKEDKRLKILLEKAKNLEVIKETIDSSIKQERENYCYSYSVHKGFRWWAIKYIPLDVQDEFYAKVVEPLESGLFISATLTSGGNYEDFKRTLGFTKCIENKKSLVEIPKIEPAFKYKQNSIIYSPNLKADPANIHEFAEEASVFILNIIDNIKGNVLMLFTSTARLKAFEKAVTPDFEKKGIRILTRKGDLQKLKNRDKKYFFLGSRGFFEGVDIPGDAMNTVILDKVPNINGKEPLYEALIKRKQREDLDYFKYYNIINYPIVAIDIKQIYGRLMRTEYDYGNFIILSKFYNITSINRNLEKELYGVRVIRADSDIIKDDINRRYRMWQKDNYNKIIYEVGNRLKLARTPEERQLTLKQEYEKRKLMYDKNV